The nucleotide window GAAGAGGCCTAGCGTGTACCAGTTAAAGGTCGTGACCTCCAGCCACATGATGACCCCCATGAAGAGAACAAGGAGGGTCCAGCTCCAGTTGATAATGCTGCTGAGTGGATTGGGTTGATACAAAAAACGGCGTTCCTGGGTTATCATTAGTTACAACACCTCACGAAAAAATTGGAGTGATTCTTTGTTTTCTTTATATACCGATGCCGCAACGCAACCGCAAAGCGGTCTGAGCGCTGGGGGCATCCTCATCGTACATGATCATCACCAGACACAGCTCAAGGTCGAGCTGACCGCCACGACCAATCACACCGCCGAGTTCGAGGTCGCCCGCTTGGGGTTCGAACGTTTGGTGAAACTGGTCGGTGACGCCTGTGAGACGACCACCGTCCTATTTTATACCGATAGCCAGATTGTTAGCGATAGTTTAGCCAAAAAGTATGCCAAACATTACCAAAAATTAGTCGATGACCTGTTGACCGCGCAAGCACCTTTTCAATTGGTGCTGACTCAGTGGGTGCCCGAGAAACAAAACCAGGGCGCTCACACGTTGGCCAATCAGGCGCTTCACTCTGCTGAAGAACGCAAGTAAGTCGTCAATGGCAACTCGTATTCGCTCCAGTCCGGCGTGCCACCGTAAAGCGCGGACCCCGCCAGCAAGCGACCGATTTGAGGTCCCGTCGTTAAACCGGAGGATCCCAGCCCAGAGGCGGCCAGGAACAATTCGTGTTCCGGCACCGGCCCAAAGAACGGCGCAAAATCGCTGGAATAAGCGCGAGTACCGACCCGAACGCCGGAAATATCATTTGCAGTGATTCCAGTCATCAACCGTTGCGCACTGCCTAAGAGGTCAGCGGTGACGGTGGCATCCGGCGTCAAGTTAAACTTACCGTCGTCCTCGTGGGTTGCCCCAACGATTAATTTACCGTGGCCAAATGGGATAAAGTCTCGTTCACCCTCGGGCATTACGACGGGCATGTTTTCTTGGAGCTCGTAGTCCTTCACGGCTAACTCAATCAGTTGACCCTTCTGTGGCCGCACGTCAGCGGTCACTGTTAGCGGGGCCACTAGGTCCTTCAGCCAGGCCCCCGCAGCTAAAATCACCCGATCATAGTGTCGGGGACCCATCGACGTGACGACCTGACCATCTGGTGTCAGACTGACCCGCTCTTGACGAACGGTCAGGTTCTTTTCACTGGCTCGGTCCAGTAACGCAT belongs to Levilactobacillus yonginensis and includes:
- a CDS encoding NAD(P)/FAD-dependent oxidoreductase, whose product is MQKKIAIIGGGIVGATAAYYLSKLPGTQRLEVTLFDSGVGQATKAAAGIISPWLSKRRNQRWYQLAKSGADLYPELIHDAQLGTEVYQQTGTIVTREEATDLETLFALAQERRQTAATMGDVSTLTAAEVQAKVPLLSKPQPGVFITGGARVDGDALVHALLDRASEKNLTVRQERVSLTPDGQVVTSMGPRHYDRVILAAGAWLKDLVAPLTVTADVRPQKGQLIELAVKDYELQENMPVVMPEGERDFIPFGHGKLIVGATHEDDGKFNLTPDATVTADLLGSAQRLMTGITANDISGVRVGTRAYSSDFAPFFGPVPEHELFLAASGLGSSGLTTGPQIGRLLAGSALYGGTPDWSEYELPLTTYLRSSAE
- a CDS encoding ribonuclease HI family protein, whose amino-acid sequence is MFSLYTDAATQPQSGLSAGGILIVHDHHQTQLKVELTATTNHTAEFEVARLGFERLVKLVGDACETTTVLFYTDSQIVSDSLAKKYAKHYQKLVDDLLTAQAPFQLVLTQWVPEKQNQGAHTLANQALHSAEERK